DNA from Rubripirellula lacrimiformis:
GAATCGCCACTTGGCTGATCACCGACGGAGCCAGCGGATGATCGACGAAGATCAAGAACTGTGCCTTTGCTTTCACGTCACACGCCGTAAAGTGGTCCAGTACATTCGCGTCCATCGACCGAAAGTCGTCAGCCAGTTGTCGCAGTGCTACGGTGCCGGCACCGGATGCGGATGGTGCCGTCCGCTGCTGAAACGTTTGATGGAAGACACCGACCCACAATCGGTCGAAGTCCCCGATGCGCAAAGCTACGCTCGCGATCGCGCCCGATACCGCAAGACCTAAAAAAAGCCTCGACACCCTTGGGCGTCGAAGCTTTGAATTGGTTCGCTGAAACTGCCGCTGGCGCGGGAACGCGTTAGTTGCAGTTCGTACAACCAGCGCCCGTTTGGACGGGAGCTTCGATGATCGGTCGTTCCATCGATTGGC
Protein-coding regions in this window:
- a CDS encoding (2Fe-2S)-binding protein, which gives rise to MIDEDQELCLCFHVTRRKVVQYIRVHRPKVVSQLSQCYGAGTGCGWCRPLLKRLMEDTDPQSVEVPDAQSYARDRARYRKT